One Mustelus asterias chromosome 10, sMusAst1.hap1.1, whole genome shotgun sequence DNA window includes the following coding sequences:
- the sln gene encoding sarcolipin, with the protein MDKSTQELFLNFMVVLMTVLLMWLLVKSYQE; encoded by the coding sequence ATGGATAAATCCACACAAGAGCTCTTCTTGAACTTTATGGTGGTTTTGATGACTGTGCTACTTATGTGGCTTCTTGTTAAATCCTATCAGGAGTGA